The following are encoded together in the Tripterygium wilfordii isolate XIE 37 chromosome 3, ASM1340144v1, whole genome shotgun sequence genome:
- the LOC119995551 gene encoding uncharacterized protein LOC119995551 — MEELPKKFIIPHIKPYDGTTDPEDHVDQYSQRLTLVSYPFNKHEACMCRGFSSTLVGPPLKWYLNLPEGQIASFAQLADAFVEQFTSSRKIIPTSDDLYRLRQKQGESLRSFLTRFNKEKLEIPGCLDEIAINAFRMTLLPGSKLYGKLTRYPCKSFQEVQARASVQIKWEEDEGRLPERPTEQMKKSEQQQISSEAPRYPRKDPKPIDFKKKPRSPEYNLVIPPNEILLVLKKMGDAVRWPDKVRKPLDQRDTSKWCEFHNDYGHTTEDCFTLKKEVTQLLKKGYLRDLLSERGKATMAQAERREEE; from the coding sequence atggaagagcttccAAAGAAATTTATCATACCACATATCAAACCTTATGATGGTACCACTGACccagaagatcatgtggatcagtaCAGTCAGCGATTGACTTTGGTGTCGTACCCgttcaacaagcatgaagcctgtatgtgccgaggatttagttcaactttGGTGGGACCTCCTTTGAAATGGTACCTTAATCTTCCAGAAGGGCAAATTGcttcattcgcacaattggccgaTGCATTCGTTGAACAATTTACAAGTAGCAgaaaaataattccaacatctgATGATTTATATCGGTTACGGCAGAAACAAGGAGAATCTCTGCGGTCATTCTTAACAAGATTCAATAAAGAGAAACTGGAGATTCCTGGATGCTTAGATGAGATTGCAATCAATGCATTCCGCATGActcttcttcctggaagcaaATTGTATGGAAAGCTTACTCGTTATCCATGTAAGTCATTTCAAGAAGTGCAGGCGAGAGCAAGCGTTCAAATCAaatgggaagaagatgaaggaagactTCCGGAACGGCCAACAGAGCAGATGAAGAAATCCGAACAACAGCAAATAAGTTCAGAGGCTCCACGTTATCCTCGCAAAGATCCCAAGCCAAttgatttcaagaaaaagcCCAGATCTCCCGAATAcaatttggtaattccaccaaatgaaaTCTTATTAGTGttaaagaaaatgggagatgctgTTCGATGGCCTGACAAAGTTCGTAAACCGTTAGATCAACGagatacttccaaatggtgtgaaTTTCACAACGACTATGGGCATACAACAGAAGACTGTTTTACCctaaaaaaagaagtaacccAATTGttaaagaaaggttatcttcgggATTTACTATCTGAAAGAGGAAAAGCAACGATGGCCCAAGCCGAAAGACgagaagaagaatag
- the LOC119988750 gene encoding zinc finger protein SHOOT GRAVITROPISM 5: MLDNKATTPPSSSFVQNDLSNKRKRKPAGTPDPDAEVVSLSPRTLLESDRYVCEICNQGFQRDQNLQMHRRRHKVPWKLLKRETQEVKKRVYVCPEPSCLHHDPCHALGDLVGIKKHFRRKHSNHKQWVCERCSKGYSVQSDYKAHLKTCGTRGHSCDCGRVFSRVESFIEHQDTCTLRRVQPDQLRALQPACSFRTASSTSPSSEANFHIAPSPSLPTPTPTEQNNNINASASEHNFELQLLPSSIANTPDENFTTNLKLSIGLSSQGGDLNKSNFDKDAFECTMEVTRLKGFASEQLKLAVAEKAYAEEARQEAKRQIEMAELEFANAKRIRHQAQAEVEKAHLLREQATKKISSTIMQITCQSCKNQFQASMSPADETSLATSYMSSATTEGEGE, translated from the exons ATGCTAGACAACAAAGCTACTActcctccatcttcttcttttgtacaGAACGATCTCtccaacaaaagaaagagaaaaccaGCAGGCACACCAG ATCCAGATGCAGAAGTTGTTTCCTTATCTCCCAGGACATTATTGGAGTCAGACAGGTATGTGTGCGAGATCTGCAATCAAGGTTTCCAGAGAGACCAGAACCTGCAAATGCATAGAAGGCGACACAAGGTGCCATGGAAGTTGTTGAAAAGAGAGACGCAAGAAGTGAAGAAGAGAGTTTATGTGTGCCCTGAACCAAGCTGCTTGCACCATGACCCCTGTCATGCTTTAGGAGATCTGGTTGGGATTAAGAAACACTTTAGGAGGAAACACAGCAATCACAAACAGTGGGTCTGTGAGAGATGCTCTAAAGGTTATTCTGTTCAATCTGACTACAAAGCCCATCTCAAGACCTGTGGCACCAGAGGGCATTCTTGTGATTGTGGCCGCGTCTTTTCCAG GGTTGAGAGTTTCATTGAACACCAAGATACTTGCACTTTGAGGAGGGTGCAACCAGATCAATTACGGGCATTGCAGCCAGCGTGCTCATTCCGAACAGCTTCAAGCACTAGCCCTTCGAGCGAGGCCAACTTCCACATAGCTCCATCGCCATCTctaccaacaccaacaccaactGAGCAGAACAATAATATTAATGCTTCTGCTTCTGAgcataattttgaacttcagcTCCTACCCTCATCAATCGCAAACACTCCGGATGAAAATTTTACAACTAATTTGAAGCTCTCAATCGGATTGTCAAGCCAAGGGGGGGACTTGAACAAGTCAAATTTTGATAAAGATGCATTTGAATGCACAATGGAAGTAACAAGACTGAAGGGTTTTGCAAGTGAGCAGCTAAAGCTGGCCGTGGCGGAGAAGGCATACGCCGAAGAGGCAAGACAAGAAGCGAAAAGACAAATAGAGATGGCTGAGCTTGAATTTGCAAATGCGAAGAGAATAAGACATCAAGCTCAGGCTGAAGTTGAAAAGGCTCATCTTTTAAGAGAGCAAGCAACCAAGAAGATTAGTTCAACTATCATGCAAATCACTTGCCAATCTTGCAAgaatcaatttcaagcatcaatgtctCCGGCCGATGAGACCTCGCTCGCCACAAGCTACATGTCTTCAGCCACAACAGAAGGAGAGGGAGAATGA